One Geoalkalibacter subterraneus genomic window carries:
- a CDS encoding UvrD-helicase domain-containing protein, with amino-acid sequence MELTEEQKTVVNHQGDACVNAVAGSGKTSTLISYAQARPQGRILYLAFNRSVKDEAVRKFRAAGCRNVTVETAHSLAFRMLDVRNQFQLLQGGSLRIPEILEMCDIFPSPKEPTAHLVLARHVQRLISMFCNSEKRSFSEIDYLSTVKDGKAKEFVTRHAPLIYDLARDLLGRMYKKEIPVSHDAYLKFWQLQGPQMQNFSHLCFDEGQDASPVMLDVFLRQRGEKIIVGDQYQSIYGFRFAVNSLEKVDFPRYQLSRSFRFGQDLADTAMRVLEIRKLLGLYKNPLFITGAAEEGRKIQSKAIVARTNLKLLKEAIDAMSEGCDKMYFEGDINSYTYLNEGASLFDVLYLNMGRKEKIKSSFIKGFADYQQLLEYIAATEDSELNLVCEIVSEYGRELFSYIRELKEKQVQRDKAEMVFSTVHKVKGMEFDQVKVCDDFITERKLWSEIDKAKKDPKKKIDRQALAEEINMLYVAATRSRCDLDLPNNLFLEA; translated from the coding sequence ATGGAATTAACCGAAGAGCAAAAAACTGTAGTCAATCATCAGGGCGATGCCTGTGTTAATGCTGTGGCCGGATCAGGGAAAACATCTACCCTGATCAGCTATGCTCAGGCCAGGCCTCAAGGGCGAATTCTTTATCTGGCGTTCAATCGCAGCGTAAAAGATGAAGCTGTTCGTAAATTTAGGGCGGCAGGGTGTCGCAACGTGACGGTGGAAACAGCTCACTCTCTGGCCTTCCGGATGCTCGATGTTCGCAACCAGTTCCAACTGCTGCAAGGTGGGAGTTTGCGCATTCCGGAAATTCTGGAAATGTGTGATATCTTCCCCAGCCCTAAAGAACCAACCGCCCACCTTGTCCTTGCCAGGCACGTCCAACGCCTGATCTCCATGTTCTGCAACAGCGAGAAGCGCTCGTTTAGCGAAATTGACTATCTCTCAACAGTTAAAGATGGCAAGGCTAAAGAATTTGTCACTCGCCATGCTCCCTTGATTTATGATTTAGCTCGCGACCTTCTGGGGCGCATGTATAAAAAAGAAATCCCGGTCAGCCATGACGCTTATCTGAAGTTCTGGCAGCTTCAGGGCCCGCAGATGCAGAACTTCTCCCATCTATGTTTTGACGAAGGACAGGACGCAAGCCCCGTTATGCTTGATGTCTTTTTGCGACAACGGGGCGAAAAAATCATTGTGGGCGATCAGTATCAATCAATTTACGGCTTTCGTTTTGCGGTAAACAGTCTGGAAAAAGTAGATTTCCCCAGATATCAACTCAGCCGAAGCTTTCGGTTCGGCCAGGATTTAGCCGATACAGCCATGAGAGTTTTAGAAATCAGAAAACTCCTCGGGCTCTACAAAAATCCTCTTTTTATCACCGGAGCGGCCGAAGAAGGTCGTAAAATTCAAAGCAAGGCTATTGTTGCAAGGACCAACCTCAAGCTTCTCAAAGAAGCGATCGACGCAATGTCTGAAGGCTGCGATAAAATGTATTTTGAAGGGGATATTAACTCCTACACCTACCTCAACGAAGGAGCCTCCCTTTTTGATGTCCTCTATCTCAACATGGGACGAAAAGAAAAAATCAAAAGCAGCTTCATCAAGGGATTTGCCGACTACCAACAACTTCTTGAATATATTGCTGCAACGGAAGATTCGGAACTTAATCTGGTTTGCGAAATTGTCTCGGAGTATGGACGAGAGCTGTTCTCTTACATCAGAGAGCTTAAAGAAAAACAGGTCCAAAGAGATAAGGCCGAAATGGTTTTTTCTACCGTCCACAAGGTTAAGGGTATGGAATTTGACCAGGTGAAAGTCTGCGATGATTTTATTACAGAAAGGAAGCTGTGGTCAGAAATAGATAAGGCAAAAAAAGACCCAAAGAAGAAAATAGACCGTCAAGCCTTGGCTGAAGAAATCAATATGCTCTATGTCGCCGCAACACGTTCTCGCTGTGACCTTGACCTTCCGAACAATCTTTTCCTGGAAGCTTGA
- the tnpA gene encoding IS200/IS605 family transposase, producing the protein MGNQTTKSLSHAVYSIRLHIVFVTKYRRRVLSPPLLDYLKTAFSEILDDWRCELIEFGGEADHAHLLVSIHPALDISVLVNNLKTASARRTRNRFAEHVAQFYWKPVFWHRAYFVGSVGEVSLETIQRYIESQGTKEKPRKSKPPRLTRLLALRA; encoded by the coding sequence ATGGGAAATCAAACAACAAAATCGCTAAGTCATGCCGTCTATTCGATTAGGCTGCATATTGTTTTCGTCACCAAATATCGGCGGCGGGTACTCTCCCCGCCGCTTCTCGACTATCTGAAAACGGCGTTCTCGGAAATTCTGGACGACTGGCGATGCGAGTTGATCGAGTTCGGCGGCGAGGCCGACCATGCCCATCTGCTGGTATCCATCCATCCGGCGCTGGATATTTCGGTTTTGGTCAACAATCTCAAAACCGCTTCGGCGCGACGGACCCGGAACCGCTTCGCGGAGCATGTCGCTCAATTTTATTGGAAGCCGGTTTTCTGGCATCGGGCCTATTTTGTCGGGAGCGTCGGGGAAGTGTCGCTGGAGACGATCCAGCGTTATATCGAATCCCAAGGCACGAAGGAAAAACCGCGAAAATCAAAACCCCCTCGCTTGACCCGCCTCCTGGCGCTGCGCGCCTAG
- a CDS encoding RNA-guided endonuclease InsQ/TnpB family protein produces MASVLCRRGRSAGTDRSPDRRRTATDGRRDSASGGPGHRPGRGNSGGGLRRQPVRFLSYSEKRLAGAERHRKRWQKIAARREKGSRRRTKAHQRAARYALYEARVRSDMAHKASRALVDDLQARLFVFEDLRTKNMTRSAKGTVDKPGRNVRQKAGLNRAILHSAWGRIHQFTRYKARRMGKLAIVVPPHHSSQECRLCGFTAPGNRLTQAEFACQRCGHAENADLNAAGVVKLRGVRLLLAGEIEFKTPRRSGIRKQLGPERSEVTPGEKVLVVREPTPRTPSSLNRETPTTTPIGV; encoded by the coding sequence ATGGCATCTGTCCTTTGCCGTCGAGGACGGAGCGCCGGAACAGACCGAAGCCCAGATCGCCGCCGAACTGCAACGGATGGGCGAAGAGACTCTGCTTCAGGCGGCCCGGGGCATCGACCGGGGCGTGGCAATTCCGGCGGCGGCCTGCGACGGCAGCCGGTTCGATTTCTCTCCTATTCAGAAAAGCGGTTGGCCGGAGCCGAACGCCACCGCAAACGCTGGCAGAAGATCGCCGCCCGGCGGGAAAAAGGCTCGCGCCGGAGAACCAAGGCCCATCAGCGGGCAGCCCGGTATGCCCTCTACGAAGCCCGGGTCCGTTCCGACATGGCTCACAAAGCCAGCCGAGCCCTGGTGGACGATCTTCAGGCCCGGCTGTTCGTCTTCGAGGATCTGCGGACAAAAAACATGACCCGTTCGGCCAAGGGAACCGTCGACAAGCCGGGGCGCAACGTCCGCCAGAAAGCCGGACTCAACCGGGCGATTCTGCATAGCGCCTGGGGCCGGATTCATCAGTTCACCCGTTACAAGGCCCGGCGCATGGGCAAGCTCGCCATCGTCGTGCCGCCTCACCACAGTTCGCAGGAATGCCGACTCTGCGGCTTCACCGCCCCGGGCAATCGGCTCACCCAAGCCGAATTCGCCTGCCAACGCTGCGGACATGCCGAGAACGCCGATTTAAACGCCGCCGGAGTCGTCAAGCTCCGGGGTGTGCGTCTGCTTCTCGCGGGTGAGATCGAGTTCAAAACGCCGCGCCGCAGCGGCATACGGAAACAACTAGGGCCGGAACGGTCCGAAGTTACGCCCGGGGAGAAGGTGTTAGTCGTTCGGGAGCCAACGCCCCGAACGCCGTCTTCGCTGAACCGGGAAACCCCCACTACAACACCGATAGGTGTTTAG
- a CDS encoding ATP-dependent helicase, producing MQLNHQQQQAVNSSGHCCVAAVPGSGKTRVLAVRAAQLLCGSYSSLAAVTFTRDAANELKERIEAQCDKPPGKRLYVGTFHSLALRQSRGFKKRLRILSGKERYVYLRRAFDMTPEISQSDFDLVVEQVDAIKASMDPPPGIDKPLGKMFKAYQDLLERAESQDFSDMLRRAVFAMKSGEISPLPVDFMLVDEAQDMDEVQYEWMQCHVANGTRVTIVGDDDQSIFGWRSAMGYRGMTDFVKKNKAEHLVLSVNYRSSAEIINAATRLITHNKTRVIKSIHPHVSEPGTIEVIKVTDRKDEAHNVLRVIRQNPDAGWAVLARTNRLLGWVECALRAAKIPCVRVGGKSFWEEPEPSVFLGLLRSLSRNDAIGAIQALQWAGVSSRIINMIHDRHPKDNASLIKVLTEIRKSLSVEDRPTKKVLSGFIARNKEWRQAVASSRIRLVVSGVARWCESHQGKQVGGDKKSIFGWCEDIFNKLSGSIDQRIHFLTQRSKDTQDSKAVKLMTLHASKGLEFPNVWILAVEDGVLPLKNSDNEEERRLFYVGITRAQRRLIISHSITDVQPSMFLEEAGIVSGV from the coding sequence GTGCAGCTTAATCATCAACAGCAGCAGGCGGTCAACAGTTCTGGCCATTGCTGTGTAGCAGCAGTACCCGGCTCTGGCAAGACTCGTGTGCTTGCTGTTCGCGCAGCTCAACTTCTCTGCGGAAGTTACTCCAGCCTCGCCGCGGTAACCTTTACCCGCGATGCGGCAAACGAGTTAAAGGAGAGAATCGAAGCGCAGTGCGACAAGCCTCCTGGGAAAAGACTTTATGTGGGAACCTTTCACTCCCTTGCGTTGAGGCAGTCGCGGGGGTTTAAAAAACGACTGCGGATACTTTCCGGCAAGGAGCGATATGTCTATTTGCGGCGGGCCTTTGATATGACCCCGGAGATTTCCCAGTCCGATTTCGACCTGGTGGTTGAGCAGGTCGATGCTATTAAGGCTTCCATGGACCCGCCTCCTGGGATTGACAAACCTTTGGGAAAAATGTTTAAGGCCTATCAGGATCTACTTGAGAGGGCAGAGTCTCAGGATTTTTCAGATATGCTCAGGCGTGCGGTCTTTGCCATGAAGTCCGGTGAAATCTCTCCTCTCCCGGTCGACTTCATGTTAGTGGATGAAGCACAGGACATGGATGAAGTCCAGTATGAGTGGATGCAGTGCCATGTAGCCAACGGCACCCGTGTTACAATTGTTGGGGACGATGACCAGAGCATTTTCGGTTGGCGAAGTGCAATGGGGTATCGGGGGATGACCGATTTTGTCAAAAAAAACAAAGCTGAACATCTGGTCTTGTCCGTCAATTATCGCAGCTCTGCTGAGATCATTAACGCGGCCACCCGGCTGATTACGCACAACAAGACCCGGGTCATTAAATCCATCCATCCCCATGTCAGCGAACCCGGCACGATTGAGGTCATAAAGGTCACTGACCGCAAAGACGAGGCCCATAATGTTTTGCGGGTTATCCGGCAAAACCCTGATGCGGGATGGGCTGTTCTTGCTCGCACCAATCGACTGCTTGGATGGGTCGAGTGTGCGCTTAGAGCGGCAAAGATTCCCTGCGTGAGGGTTGGGGGAAAAAGTTTCTGGGAGGAGCCTGAGCCTTCTGTCTTTCTGGGCCTTCTTCGATCACTGAGTCGAAATGACGCCATTGGCGCAATTCAGGCCTTGCAGTGGGCGGGGGTTTCTTCCCGCATCATCAACATGATCCATGACAGGCACCCCAAAGACAATGCTTCCTTAATCAAGGTGCTGACTGAGATCCGCAAGTCTCTTTCGGTCGAAGATAGACCAACCAAAAAAGTATTATCCGGCTTTATCGCCCGCAACAAAGAGTGGCGTCAGGCTGTTGCCAGTAGTCGCATCCGCCTGGTTGTCTCAGGCGTTGCCCGTTGGTGTGAATCTCATCAAGGCAAACAAGTGGGGGGCGATAAGAAGTCTATTTTTGGATGGTGTGAAGATATTTTCAACAAACTCTCCGGCAGTATCGACCAACGCATTCATTTTCTGACGCAGAGAAGTAAAGACACCCAGGACAGCAAGGCGGTCAAACTCATGACCTTGCATGCTTCCAAGGGGCTTGAATTTCCCAATGTCTGGATTCTTGCCGTAGAGGATGGAGTGCTGCCCCTTAAAAATTCCGATAATGAAGAGGAGAGGCGTTTGTTTTATGTCGGAATAACAAGAGCACAGCGACGGCTCATAATCAGCCATTCGATCACTGACGTTCAGCCCAGTATGTTTCTTGAAGAGGCTGGCATTGTTTCAGGAGTCTGA
- a CDS encoding AcaB family transcriptional regulator, protein MSEKKQKAAQKPRNARARQPELPSRPFFSRKITLGSHQAQQVYKRGFEVTSDAFSEIGIVLRIVGTEEEAKAVEKVVDDMLDKVSTELKQEKERMQKLLDENGIVGDPQFTDPLSTEAQIFNPRAGRYLSLISEVDSVIRSMTLLWLSGVLTDGQYTNGAFHLQRRLLKISATIRNIARRARFAAYRKRNQAQNQRAKDKEKQKEKAPAANPTQEGEKSKDSDSGAESPVEEKKVATA, encoded by the coding sequence ATGAGTGAAAAAAAACAAAAAGCAGCACAAAAGCCCAGAAACGCTCGGGCGCGACAGCCGGAGCTACCGAGCCGTCCTTTTTTCTCACGCAAGATCACCCTGGGCAGTCACCAGGCGCAGCAGGTCTACAAGCGCGGCTTTGAGGTGACAAGCGATGCGTTCTCTGAAATCGGCATTGTTTTGCGCATTGTCGGGACAGAGGAGGAGGCCAAGGCCGTTGAGAAGGTCGTGGATGATATGCTCGATAAAGTGTCCACGGAGCTTAAGCAGGAAAAGGAGCGGATGCAGAAGCTGCTGGATGAAAACGGCATTGTCGGCGACCCGCAGTTTACCGACCCCCTATCGACCGAGGCGCAGATTTTCAACCCTCGCGCCGGCCGCTATCTTTCTTTGATCAGCGAGGTTGACAGCGTAATTCGTTCTATGACGCTGCTGTGGCTCTCGGGCGTTTTGACCGACGGACAATATACTAATGGCGCCTTTCACCTGCAGCGGCGGTTGTTGAAGATTTCGGCCACCATTCGCAACATCGCTCGGCGGGCACGTTTTGCTGCGTATCGCAAGAGGAACCAGGCGCAAAATCAGCGAGCAAAAGACAAAGAAAAGCAAAAAGAGAAAGCGCCTGCAGCTAATCCAACTCAGGAAGGTGAGAAATCGAAAGATTCTGATTCTGGCGCTGAAAGTCCTGTTGAAGAGAAGAAGGTCGCCACAGCCTGA
- a CDS encoding single-stranded DNA-binding protein — translation MSINKVILVGNLGKDPELRYTPSGVPVATFSLATSERFKDRNGQQQEKTEWHNIVAWRQLAEICGKYLHKGKQVYLEGKIQTRKYQDRDGNDRYITEIVADQMQMLGGAGDGARQQSHAPQGGGGYQQQPQQPQGGYQQQPPQNNQGGYQQPQGQQAAQGGQAQPQQGGGGGYQPDMGFNPDDDIPF, via the coding sequence ATGTCGATCAACAAAGTCATTCTGGTAGGAAACCTCGGTAAGGACCCCGAACTGCGCTACACTCCGTCAGGAGTCCCCGTGGCGACCTTCTCTCTTGCCACCAGCGAACGCTTCAAGGACCGCAACGGTCAGCAGCAGGAAAAAACAGAGTGGCACAACATCGTGGCCTGGCGGCAGCTGGCCGAGATCTGCGGCAAATACCTGCATAAAGGCAAGCAGGTTTATCTGGAAGGCAAGATCCAGACCCGCAAATACCAGGATCGCGACGGAAACGATCGCTACATCACCGAGATCGTCGCCGATCAGATGCAGATGCTCGGTGGCGCCGGTGACGGCGCCAGGCAACAGTCGCATGCACCGCAAGGCGGAGGCGGCTACCAACAACAGCCCCAACAACCCCAAGGTGGCTATCAGCAGCAACCGCCCCAGAATAATCAGGGCGGCTACCAACAGCCCCAGGGTCAGCAAGCCGCCCAAGGCGGCCAAGCACAACCACAGCAAGGTGGTGGAGGCGGATATCAACCAGATATGGGATTTAATCCCGATGATGATATTCCCTTTTGA
- a CDS encoding DUF3232 domain-containing protein yields the protein MDRKSYILGHFRGKEECALERFNKVVEVVAGDDVAVSLLEKLLDSAERYFGTVCKMEARLKMARFRLEGEELRDLTETLDRNRRMAHEALISNLHIFNRYALKEFGEDMPIGGVFSKNPEAIRDRIAVGDWAGELLCALYVRRKR from the coding sequence ATGGACAGAAAAAGTTATATTCTTGGGCACTTCCGGGGAAAGGAGGAATGTGCTTTGGAGAGATTTAACAAGGTAGTCGAAGTGGTGGCCGGTGATGATGTGGCCGTTTCTCTTCTGGAGAAACTGCTGGATTCGGCCGAGCGATATTTCGGCACCGTATGCAAGATGGAGGCGCGCCTTAAAATGGCCCGCTTTCGTCTGGAAGGTGAGGAACTTCGCGACCTCACCGAAACCCTTGACCGGAATCGGCGCATGGCACATGAGGCGCTGATTTCCAATCTGCATATCTTTAACAGATATGCGCTGAAAGAATTCGGTGAAGACATGCCGATTGGTGGAGTGTTCTCAAAGAACCCTGAAGCCATTCGCGACCGCATAGCGGTCGGCGATTGGGCAGGAGAGCTTCTCTGCGCACTTTACGTTCGTCGCAAGCGCTAA
- a CDS encoding PD-(D/E)XK nuclease family protein codes for MGKIIRVRPSEILKREECPFARHLFYDKGIRSEAESCNLVFGSCVDDATAKYLEALHAGVDFDPETHFLLKWDEAVESKIIKYSSIWNAADLRETGKKLCADFPQAWAKLGLMILADEKGPLVRRRLIAKISPDVELSGEMDVVGLNLDGYAVIVDVKTPAAASSENFALVGDQLTAYDILVSAYVDKLGIMGVAKVGYLEGLKKKIPKTNRGTGPIWTHNLVAARTEAMKQDYINKVLFEVAGIRSGYHPRRGRMAYNTPCDLCGATS; via the coding sequence ATGGGAAAAATCATTCGAGTCCGTCCTTCTGAGATCCTGAAAAGAGAAGAATGCCCGTTCGCGCGGCATCTCTTCTACGACAAAGGAATTCGGAGCGAGGCCGAGAGTTGCAACCTGGTGTTTGGCAGCTGCGTTGATGACGCAACGGCCAAATATCTCGAAGCTCTCCATGCTGGGGTCGATTTCGACCCCGAAACCCATTTTCTCTTAAAGTGGGACGAGGCGGTTGAGTCGAAGATCATCAAATATTCTTCGATCTGGAATGCCGCAGACCTTCGGGAAACCGGCAAGAAACTCTGTGCCGACTTCCCGCAAGCGTGGGCTAAGCTCGGGCTTATGATCCTGGCCGACGAAAAGGGGCCGCTCGTGCGGCGGCGCCTGATCGCCAAGATCTCCCCCGACGTCGAATTGTCGGGGGAGATGGATGTCGTGGGGCTAAACCTTGATGGTTATGCCGTTATAGTCGACGTCAAGACCCCGGCTGCGGCCAGTAGCGAAAATTTTGCCCTGGTCGGCGACCAGCTCACCGCCTATGACATCCTTGTGAGTGCGTATGTTGACAAGCTGGGCATCATGGGCGTTGCCAAAGTTGGATATCTGGAGGGGTTGAAGAAAAAAATCCCCAAGACCAACCGCGGTACGGGACCCATCTGGACCCACAACCTGGTTGCGGCTCGAACCGAGGCAATGAAACAGGACTACATCAACAAGGTTCTGTTTGAAGTCGCAGGAATTCGAAGCGGCTACCACCCGCGCAGGGGTCGCATGGCGTACAATACGCCCTGCGATCTCTGCGGTGCGACCAGCTAA
- the ltrA gene encoding group II intron reverse transcriptase/maturase has protein sequence MNAKRKTVACAPSAGCVDWHQIDWKKANANVRRLQARIVKATKEGRWGKVKALQRLLTTSFSGKALAVRRVTENRGKATAGVDGEKWATPKQKAEAITRMKRRGYKPQPLRRVYIPKANGKKRPLGIPTMLDRAMQAIYLLALAPVAETTADPNSYGFRPERSAHDAREWVHTLLAQRTAPEWVLDADIEGCFDHISHQWLIANIPMDKAILSKWLKAGVVFNGEFNPTTEGTPQGGIISPTLANMALDGLETMLNRKFPKINTGKQKGELSIPPYALTKGVIREYRNNVYFNPKVKIARYADDFIVTGEDKTFLEEVVKPEIESFLKERGLRLSAEKSRVTHIAEGFDFLGWNVRKYDGTLLIKPAKTSIAKLIRSIRATVRELRTAPGHEVVRRLNPILRGWSNYHKVAVSKEIFSKIDSFVWQKLWRWAKRRHPNKGSKWILRKYFAHHQLASKTFAPQNESGKFRNYIWRLGEVHITRYDRIKAEANPYDPEWEEYFERRLAKELFKTMTGKGKLSRLWRKQKGLCPKCGGKITTDTGWHVHHKVSRAKGGGDNQENLEVYHPFCHIQHHHG, from the coding sequence ATGAACGCAAAAAGAAAAACTGTTGCGTGTGCGCCCTCTGCGGGTTGCGTTGACTGGCACCAGATTGACTGGAAAAAAGCCAACGCAAACGTAAGGAGGCTGCAGGCGCGTATCGTGAAGGCTACCAAGGAGGGCAGATGGGGCAAGGTGAAGGCCTTGCAACGTCTGCTTACAACGTCATTCAGTGGAAAAGCTCTGGCAGTTCGTAGAGTCACTGAAAACCGTGGTAAAGCCACAGCAGGAGTGGACGGTGAAAAATGGGCCACTCCGAAACAAAAAGCTGAAGCAATCACAAGAATGAAGCGTAGGGGCTACAAGCCCCAACCGCTCAGAAGAGTCTATATCCCAAAAGCCAACGGGAAGAAACGACCATTGGGCATCCCAACGATGCTGGACAGGGCAATGCAAGCAATTTACTTGCTTGCTCTTGCACCGGTGGCCGAGACCACTGCCGATCCGAATTCTTATGGATTTCGGCCGGAGCGGTCCGCCCACGATGCAAGGGAATGGGTCCATACCCTGCTAGCACAAAGAACAGCACCCGAATGGGTGTTGGATGCGGATATAGAAGGTTGCTTCGACCATATAAGTCACCAATGGCTGATCGCCAACATCCCTATGGATAAGGCGATCCTTAGTAAGTGGCTGAAGGCTGGAGTAGTCTTTAATGGGGAATTCAACCCCACAACCGAGGGTACACCGCAAGGAGGTATCATCTCCCCTACCCTGGCGAACATGGCACTAGATGGGCTTGAAACGATGCTAAACCGGAAGTTTCCCAAGATTAACACGGGAAAACAAAAAGGTGAGCTATCAATCCCGCCTTATGCTCTGACCAAAGGGGTAATTCGGGAGTACCGAAATAACGTGTACTTCAACCCCAAGGTAAAAATTGCCCGGTACGCGGACGATTTTATCGTAACAGGGGAAGATAAGACGTTTCTGGAAGAGGTGGTTAAGCCCGAGATTGAAAGTTTTCTCAAAGAAAGAGGACTAAGGCTTTCTGCGGAAAAATCAAGGGTCACCCACATCGCTGAAGGATTCGACTTCCTTGGTTGGAACGTGCGGAAATACGATGGAACACTGCTGATCAAGCCGGCGAAAACATCCATCGCCAAATTGATCCGCTCCATACGGGCTACCGTGCGGGAACTCAGGACTGCCCCAGGCCATGAAGTGGTGAGGAGACTCAATCCAATCCTTAGGGGTTGGTCTAACTATCACAAGGTAGCGGTCTCCAAAGAGATCTTTTCGAAGATCGACAGCTTCGTATGGCAAAAGCTGTGGAGATGGGCAAAGCGGAGACATCCTAACAAAGGAAGCAAGTGGATCCTCCGGAAATATTTTGCTCACCATCAACTGGCGAGCAAAACCTTTGCTCCTCAAAATGAAAGTGGCAAGTTTCGGAATTACATCTGGAGGCTCGGGGAAGTTCATATTACTCGTTACGACAGAATTAAAGCCGAAGCAAATCCTTACGACCCTGAATGGGAAGAATACTTCGAAAGGCGCCTTGCTAAGGAGTTGTTCAAGACCATGACGGGCAAAGGAAAGCTCTCTAGGTTGTGGAGAAAACAAAAAGGCCTGTGTCCCAAATGTGGAGGAAAAATCACCACAGACACCGGCTGGCATGTTCACCACAAAGTTAGTCGAGCTAAGGGCGGTGGAGATAACCAGGAGAATTTGGAAGTCTATCACCCCTTTTGCCACATTCAGCATCACCACGGATAA